A genomic region of Caulobacter vibrioides contains the following coding sequences:
- a CDS encoding HK97 family phage prohead protease has translation MTDELKIEGYASLFWTRDLNDDVTAAGAFAESLAAGAPVMMLHQHDEAEPIGVWDAVVEDAKGLFVRGRILRTTPRGTLVAALVEAGALDGLSIGFRQVKARTQGRLRVLSRVELWEVSIVTFPMLPQARLSWARLSRSSP, from the coding sequence ATGACGGATGAGCTGAAGATCGAGGGCTACGCCTCGCTGTTCTGGACCCGCGACCTCAATGACGACGTCACCGCCGCCGGGGCCTTCGCCGAGAGCCTGGCGGCCGGCGCGCCCGTGATGATGCTGCACCAGCATGACGAGGCCGAGCCGATCGGCGTCTGGGACGCGGTGGTCGAAGACGCCAAGGGGCTGTTCGTGCGCGGCCGGATTTTGCGGACCACCCCGCGCGGGACCTTGGTCGCCGCCCTGGTCGAGGCCGGGGCGCTGGATGGCCTGTCGATCGGCTTTCGCCAGGTGAAGGCGCGCACGCAAGGCCGCCTGCGGGTGCTGTCCCGCGTCGAGCTCTGGGAGGTGTCGATCGTGACTTTTCCGATGCTGCCCCAAGCCCGCCTGAGTTGGGCGCGGCTCTCAAGATCCTCCCCCTAG
- a CDS encoding phage portal protein encodes MLFSKPRPPEAKDSRAARLIALTTGGRPQWTPRDYGALAAEGFAKNPVAYRCVRMIAEAAAATPLAVFVEGRRADDHPLKRLLDRPNPEQGGPDLMEAFFGNLQVAGNAYLEAAGEGAENRSIGELYALRPDRMTVVPGPRGWPLAYDYQAAGRTVRIGRDGDGWLPVLHLKLFNPTNDHYGLSPLEAAAFAIDVHNASSAWNKALLDNSARPSGALVYSSKDAGDRLTDEQFDRLKTELANAHSGTANAGRPLLLEGGLDWRAMSLSPAEMDFTQGKHAAAREIALAFGVPPQLLGIPGDNTYANYREANAAFWRGTVVPLAQRAARALTGWLGAKVPGATIAPDLDAVPALSAERDALWGRLQAASFLTDAERRRLAGLEQ; translated from the coding sequence ATGCTCTTCTCCAAACCGCGCCCGCCTGAGGCCAAGGACTCCCGCGCTGCGCGGCTGATCGCGCTCACTACCGGCGGGCGGCCGCAGTGGACGCCCAGGGACTATGGCGCGCTGGCCGCCGAGGGGTTCGCCAAGAACCCGGTGGCCTATCGCTGCGTGCGGATGATCGCCGAGGCCGCCGCCGCCACGCCGCTCGCGGTGTTTGTCGAGGGCCGGCGCGCCGATGATCACCCGCTGAAGCGCCTGCTCGACCGGCCCAATCCCGAACAGGGCGGGCCTGATTTGATGGAGGCGTTCTTTGGTAACCTCCAGGTGGCCGGCAACGCCTATCTGGAGGCGGCGGGCGAGGGCGCTGAGAATAGGTCCATTGGCGAGCTCTACGCCCTGCGGCCCGACCGGATGACCGTGGTTCCTGGGCCGCGCGGCTGGCCGCTGGCCTATGACTATCAGGCCGCCGGGCGCACGGTGCGGATCGGGCGCGACGGCGACGGCTGGCTGCCGGTGCTGCATCTGAAGCTGTTCAATCCGACCAACGACCACTACGGCCTCTCGCCGCTGGAGGCCGCCGCCTTCGCGATCGACGTGCACAACGCCTCCAGCGCCTGGAACAAGGCGCTGTTGGACAATTCGGCCCGGCCTTCCGGCGCGCTCGTCTATTCGAGCAAAGACGCCGGCGACCGCCTGACCGACGAGCAGTTCGACCGGCTGAAAACCGAGCTGGCCAACGCCCACTCAGGGACCGCCAACGCCGGCCGGCCGCTGCTCCTGGAGGGCGGGCTCGACTGGCGGGCCATGTCGCTCAGCCCAGCCGAGATGGACTTCACGCAAGGCAAGCACGCCGCCGCCCGCGAGATCGCCCTGGCGTTCGGGGTGCCGCCGCAGCTCTTGGGCATTCCCGGCGACAACACCTACGCCAACTATCGCGAGGCCAACGCCGCCTTCTGGCGCGGCACGGTGGTTCCGCTGGCCCAGCGCGCGGCGCGGGCCCTGACCGGCTGGCTGGGGGCGAAGGTCCCCGGCGCGACGATCGCCCCGGACCTCGACGCCGTCCCGGCCTTGTCGGCCGAGCGCGACGCCCTGTGGGGGCGGTTGCAGGCGGCGAGCTTCCTCACCGACGCCGAGCGCCGGCGGCTGGCGGGGTTGGAGCAGTAA
- a CDS encoding endonuclease domain-containing protein, whose translation MKRPEKPCIAQARTLRRQMSLPEVLLWNGLRGGRLDGLKFRRQHPIGPYVLDFYCPAAHLAVEIDGWSHATADRPEQDEIRDTRLAERGVHTLRIPASEVLRSVDDTLATVLEAARPWKQNPPPRGGGVGP comes from the coding sequence GTGAAACGACCCGAGAAACCTTGCATCGCCCAGGCAAGGACGCTGCGACGCCAGATGTCGTTGCCCGAGGTGCTGTTGTGGAACGGCCTGCGAGGCGGACGCCTCGATGGCCTGAAGTTCCGCCGCCAGCATCCGATCGGGCCGTATGTGCTCGACTTCTATTGCCCGGCCGCTCACCTGGCGGTCGAAATCGACGGCTGGTCCCACGCGACGGCGGATCGTCCTGAGCAGGACGAGATCCGTGACACGCGACTGGCCGAACGCGGCGTCCATACGCTGCGGATTCCGGCGAGCGAAGTCTTACGGTCGGTAGACGATACGTTGGCGACTGTCCTAGAGGCCGCGCGTCCGTGGAAACAAAATCCTCCCCCTCGCGGGGGAGGTGTCGGCCCATAG
- a CDS encoding DNA-packaging protein: MSPASLASLSCSNSSVEMMRALATAVATLAPEDQQRLLSAAMAEPLIHQLASPFSPWSTWLMLGGRGAGKTFAGARWITWNALAYPSQALIGPTLHDVREVMIEGPSGLRAMGGPVFRPRWEASRRRLVWPNGAVAYAFSAEDPESLRGPQFHAAWADEFCAWPKPAETLAMLRFGLRLGEDPRLVVTTTPKPHRALKTLMAEPGVALTRAGTQANAGNLAPAFLRTLESLYGGTRLAAQELDGVVVETDGGLFRAEDLARCRAARPARLDRVVVAVDPPATATGDACGIVVVGRRDDRAFVLADETARGLSPAGWAGRAVAAARTWTADALVAEANQGGDMVRSVLAQADPPCRVKLVRASVGKRARAEPVAALYEQGRVLHCGAFVALEEELMALGSGDLEHSPDRADALVWAVSELMLGEVRRPRLRAL; this comes from the coding sequence TTGTCGCCCGCTTCACTCGCTTCGCTGAGCTGCTCGAACTCAAGCGTCGAGATGATGAGGGCGTTGGCGACGGCGGTGGCGACCTTGGCCCCCGAGGATCAACAACGCCTGCTTAGCGCGGCGATGGCCGAGCCGCTGATCCATCAGCTCGCCTCGCCGTTCAGCCCGTGGTCCACCTGGCTGATGCTGGGCGGGCGCGGCGCGGGCAAGACCTTCGCTGGCGCGCGCTGGATCACCTGGAACGCCTTGGCCTATCCGAGCCAGGCGCTGATCGGTCCCACCCTGCACGACGTGCGCGAGGTGATGATCGAGGGGCCGTCAGGCCTGAGAGCCATGGGCGGACCCGTGTTCCGCCCCCGCTGGGAAGCCTCGCGCCGGCGCCTGGTCTGGCCCAACGGCGCGGTCGCCTACGCCTTCTCGGCGGAAGACCCGGAGTCCCTGCGCGGGCCGCAGTTCCACGCCGCCTGGGCCGACGAGTTCTGCGCTTGGCCAAAGCCCGCCGAGACCCTGGCCATGCTGCGCTTTGGTCTGCGCCTGGGCGAGGATCCGCGCCTTGTCGTCACCACCACGCCCAAGCCGCACCGGGCGCTCAAGACCCTGATGGCCGAGCCCGGCGTTGCCCTGACCCGCGCCGGCACCCAAGCCAACGCCGGCAACCTGGCGCCCGCCTTCCTGCGCACGCTGGAGAGCCTCTACGGCGGCACCCGCCTGGCGGCCCAGGAGCTGGACGGCGTCGTCGTCGAGACCGACGGCGGCCTCTTCCGCGCCGAGGACCTGGCGAGGTGCCGCGCCGCGCGGCCGGCGCGCCTGGACCGCGTGGTCGTGGCCGTCGACCCGCCGGCCACCGCCACGGGCGACGCCTGCGGCATCGTGGTGGTCGGCCGCCGCGACGACCGCGCCTTCGTCCTGGCCGACGAGACCGCGCGGGGGTTGTCTCCCGCCGGCTGGGCCGGGCGGGCGGTGGCGGCCGCGCGCACCTGGACCGCCGACGCCCTCGTGGCCGAGGCCAACCAGGGCGGCGACATGGTCCGCTCGGTGCTGGCCCAGGCCGATCCGCCGTGCCGCGTGAAACTGGTTCGCGCCTCGGTGGGAAAACGCGCCCGCGCCGAGCCGGTGGCGGCCCTGTACGAGCAAGGCCGGGTCCTGCACTGCGGCGCGTTCGTAGCGCTGGAGGAGGAGCTGATGGCCCTGGGCTCCGGCGACCTGGAACACAGCCCCGACCGCGCGGATGCGCTGGTCTGGGCGGTGAGCGAGCTGATGCTGGGCGAGGTGAGGCGGCCAAGGCTTAGGGCGCTCTAA
- a CDS encoding aldehyde dehydrogenase (NADP(+)), which produces MAHLTGELLIGGERRLGTHGEIKGVNPATGETLEPAFGGATKADVEAACALAAEAFGPYRSLPYETRAQFLESIAEHIEAIGDDLIVRTMAETGLPRARLEGERGRTVGQLRLFAGVLRDGGFLEARIDPAMPDRKPLPRPDLRLRNVPLGPVAVFGASNFPLAFSVAGGDTASALAAGCPVIVKAHPAHPGASELVGRAIQAAVAACGLPPGVFSLIHDSGYEVGQALVADARIKAAGFTGSRRGGLALMAIAQGRPEPIPFYAEMSSINPVILLPAALKARADKIAPDFVAALTLGAGQFCTNPGLILAIDGPELDAFVEAAGQAVAAAPASVMLTPGICQAFAHGVAALTDAAEVTTVARGVPGPDGSHTGRAALFSVTAADFLANPHLHEEVFGAASLVVRCAGQAELEAVIAALEGQLTIAIHMDEADHGVAGALLPALELKAGRILVNGFGTGVEVAPAMVHGGPFPSTSDGRTTSVGTLAIARFLRPVSYQNLPEALLPAELKTQNPLGVVRRVDGVVKLG; this is translated from the coding sequence ATGGCGCATCTGACGGGCGAGCTTCTGATCGGCGGCGAGCGCCGCTTGGGAACCCACGGCGAGATCAAGGGCGTCAATCCGGCCACGGGCGAGACCCTGGAACCGGCGTTCGGCGGCGCGACCAAGGCCGATGTCGAGGCCGCCTGCGCCCTGGCCGCCGAAGCCTTCGGCCCCTACCGGTCCCTGCCCTACGAGACCCGCGCCCAGTTCCTAGAGTCGATCGCCGAGCACATCGAGGCCATCGGCGATGATCTGATCGTCCGCACCATGGCCGAGACCGGCCTGCCCCGCGCCCGCCTGGAAGGCGAGCGCGGCCGCACCGTGGGCCAGCTGCGCCTGTTCGCCGGCGTGCTGCGCGACGGCGGCTTCCTGGAGGCCCGCATCGACCCGGCCATGCCGGACCGCAAGCCCCTGCCGCGTCCGGACCTGCGCCTGCGCAACGTGCCGCTGGGCCCGGTGGCGGTGTTTGGGGCCAGCAACTTCCCGCTGGCCTTCTCGGTGGCCGGCGGTGACACCGCCTCGGCCCTGGCGGCCGGCTGCCCGGTCATCGTCAAGGCGCACCCGGCCCACCCCGGCGCCTCGGAGCTGGTCGGCCGCGCCATCCAGGCCGCCGTCGCCGCCTGCGGCCTGCCCCCCGGCGTGTTCTCGCTGATCCACGACAGCGGCTATGAGGTCGGCCAGGCCCTGGTCGCCGACGCGCGGATCAAGGCCGCCGGCTTCACCGGCTCGCGCCGCGGGGGCCTGGCTTTGATGGCCATCGCCCAGGGCCGCCCCGAGCCGATCCCGTTCTATGCCGAGATGAGCAGCATCAATCCGGTGATCCTGCTGCCCGCCGCCCTGAAGGCGCGGGCCGACAAGATCGCCCCGGACTTCGTGGCCGCCCTGACGCTGGGGGCCGGCCAATTCTGCACCAATCCCGGCCTGATCCTGGCCATCGACGGCCCGGAACTGGACGCCTTCGTCGAGGCCGCCGGCCAGGCCGTCGCGGCCGCCCCGGCCTCGGTGATGCTGACGCCAGGCATCTGCCAGGCCTTCGCGCATGGGGTCGCGGCCCTGACCGACGCGGCCGAGGTCACGACCGTGGCGCGCGGCGTCCCCGGTCCCGACGGCAGCCACACCGGCCGCGCGGCCCTGTTCAGCGTCACGGCCGCCGACTTCCTGGCCAACCCGCACCTGCACGAGGAGGTGTTCGGCGCCGCCTCGCTGGTGGTGCGCTGCGCGGGCCAGGCCGAGCTTGAAGCCGTCATCGCCGCGCTCGAGGGCCAGCTGACGATCGCCATCCATATGGACGAAGCCGACCACGGCGTCGCCGGCGCCCTGCTGCCCGCCCTGGAGCTGAAGGCCGGCCGCATTCTCGTGAACGGCTTCGGCACCGGCGTCGAGGTAGCCCCCGCCATGGTCCACGGCGGCCCGTTCCCCTCGACCTCGGATGGCCGCACGACCTCGGTCGGGACCCTGGCGATTGCAAGGTTCCTGCGCCCGGTCAGCTACCAGAACCTGCCCGAAGCCCTGCTGCCGGCGGAGCTGAAGACGCAGAACCCGCTGGGCGTGGTGCGGCGGGTCGATGGGGTGGTGAAGCTGGGGTAG
- a CDS encoding c-type cytochrome — MRMSLLLAATLVAAPAFAQDSAGGVVRAAKPVTGEQVYGAVCQACHMADAKGAVGAGTIPGLASNPKLAGAAYPIMVVARGQGAMPGFAGTLSNAQMAEAVTYVRTHFGNSYAKPVTEADVAKFAKPPSAGGH, encoded by the coding sequence ATGCGGATGTCTCTTCTTCTGGCCGCGACCCTGGTCGCTGCTCCGGCCTTTGCCCAAGACTCGGCCGGCGGGGTGGTGCGGGCCGCCAAGCCCGTCACCGGCGAGCAGGTCTATGGCGCGGTCTGCCAGGCCTGCCACATGGCCGACGCCAAGGGCGCGGTCGGGGCGGGGACCATTCCGGGCCTCGCCTCAAACCCCAAGCTGGCCGGGGCGGCCTATCCGATCATGGTCGTGGCGCGCGGCCAAGGCGCCATGCCCGGCTTCGCCGGCACGCTCAGCAACGCCCAGATGGCCGAGGCGGTGACCTATGTCCGCACCCACTTCGGCAACAGCTACGCCAAGCCGGTGACGGAAGCGGACGTCGCCAAGTTCGCCAAGCCGCCGAGCGCCGGGGGGCATTAG
- a CDS encoding flavin monoamine oxidase family protein — translation MQSGARTPTRRQLLSAIAKVGGTAALYQAMTSLGHAAETRFPGPPNLQGARPGASVIVLGAGLAGLLAAFELRKAGYKVTILEFQNRAGGRNWSLRGGDTYTELGGATQKVGYAAGNYFNPGPWRIPHHHRTLLHYCKQFGVALEPFIQFNHSGWIHSSQAFGGKPVRFNAAAADFEGNIAELLAKSVNAKALDDAVTPEDRERLLEALKGWGMLDKDYKYAASLRTSSHRGYKRPGGGGVDGAPIPSDDLYSLHDVLDPQVWTSMGFFMNHEMQTTMFQPVGGMDMIGKAFAKQVEGLITYNAKVSKIAQDDKGVVVTYADTVTGKVTEAKGDWCVCTIPLGILGQMDLAVTDEMMAAIKAVPYSGQVKMGLEMNRRFWEEDDDIYGGHSFTDQEIGLISYPNNNLFQDGPAVLLGAFARDLGAFRLAGMTPEQRIEVALAQGSVIHPASYRKEFRTGASVAWSRVPWTLGCCARWNEETRKQHYQTLVAMDRRIVLAGEHASYVGCWMEGALLSSLDAITRLHKRALSA, via the coding sequence ATGCAATCGGGCGCTCGCACGCCGACCCGGCGTCAGCTTCTTTCCGCCATCGCCAAGGTCGGCGGCACGGCGGCCCTTTACCAGGCCATGACCTCGCTGGGCCACGCGGCCGAGACGCGCTTTCCCGGCCCGCCCAACCTGCAAGGCGCGCGGCCGGGCGCCAGCGTCATCGTGCTGGGCGCGGGCCTTGCGGGCCTGTTGGCCGCGTTCGAGCTGCGCAAGGCCGGCTACAAGGTCACCATCCTAGAGTTCCAGAACCGGGCCGGCGGCCGCAACTGGTCGCTTCGCGGCGGCGACACCTACACTGAGCTGGGCGGCGCGACCCAGAAGGTCGGCTATGCGGCCGGTAACTATTTCAACCCCGGCCCCTGGCGCATTCCCCACCACCATCGGACCCTGCTGCACTACTGCAAGCAGTTCGGGGTGGCCCTGGAGCCGTTCATCCAGTTCAACCATTCGGGCTGGATCCACTCGTCCCAGGCCTTCGGCGGCAAGCCGGTGCGCTTCAACGCCGCCGCCGCCGACTTCGAGGGCAATATCGCCGAGCTCCTGGCCAAGTCGGTCAACGCCAAGGCCCTGGACGACGCTGTCACGCCCGAGGACCGCGAGCGCCTGCTGGAAGCCCTGAAGGGCTGGGGCATGCTGGACAAGGACTACAAGTACGCCGCCTCGCTGCGCACCTCGTCGCACCGGGGTTACAAGCGGCCCGGCGGCGGCGGCGTGGACGGCGCGCCGATCCCGTCCGACGACCTCTACAGCCTGCACGACGTCCTGGACCCGCAGGTCTGGACCTCGATGGGCTTCTTCATGAACCACGAGATGCAGACCACCATGTTCCAGCCGGTGGGCGGCATGGACATGATCGGCAAGGCCTTCGCCAAGCAGGTCGAGGGCCTGATCACCTACAACGCCAAGGTCAGCAAGATCGCCCAGGACGACAAGGGCGTGGTCGTCACCTACGCCGACACCGTCACGGGCAAGGTCACCGAGGCCAAGGGCGACTGGTGCGTCTGTACGATCCCGCTGGGGATTCTGGGCCAAATGGACCTGGCCGTCACCGACGAGATGATGGCCGCCATCAAGGCCGTGCCCTACTCGGGTCAGGTCAAGATGGGCCTGGAGATGAACCGTCGCTTCTGGGAGGAGGACGACGACATCTACGGCGGTCACAGCTTCACCGACCAGGAGATCGGCCTGATCTCCTATCCCAACAACAACCTGTTCCAGGACGGCCCGGCCGTGCTGCTGGGCGCCTTCGCCCGCGACCTCGGCGCCTTCCGCCTGGCCGGCATGACGCCCGAGCAGCGGATCGAGGTGGCCCTGGCCCAGGGCTCGGTGATCCATCCGGCGAGCTACCGCAAGGAGTTCCGGACCGGCGCCTCGGTGGCCTGGAGCCGCGTGCCCTGGACCCTGGGCTGCTGCGCCCGCTGGAACGAGGAGACGCGCAAGCAGCACTACCAGACCCTGGTGGCCATGGACCGCCGGATCGTCCTGGCCGGCGAGCACGCGTCTTACGTCGGCTGCTGGATGGAGGGGGCGCTGCTGTCGTCCCTCGACGCCATCACCCGCCTGCACAAACGCGCCCTGAGCGCCTGA
- the rutB gene encoding pyrimidine utilization protein B has protein sequence MTSTITPLSPGCVMLPARPEPLPVDPKTTAVIVIDMQNAYASPGGYLDLAGFDISGAAKVIHEIKGVLEVARSAGMTVIYFQNGWDDGYVEAGGPGSPNWWKSNALKTMRARPELQGKLLARGQWDYELVDDLTPQPGDIRLHKTRYSGFFNSQLDSVLRARGIRHLVFVGIATNVCVESTLRDGFMLEYFGTVLEDATHQAGPDFVQKAALFNIETFFGWVSTTADFKGTFGQLAPTE, from the coding sequence ATGACCTCAACGATCACCCCGCTCTCGCCTGGCTGCGTCATGCTTCCGGCCCGGCCCGAGCCGCTGCCGGTGGACCCGAAGACCACGGCGGTGATCGTCATCGACATGCAGAACGCCTACGCCTCGCCCGGCGGCTATCTGGATTTGGCGGGCTTCGACATCTCGGGCGCGGCCAAGGTGATCCACGAGATCAAGGGCGTGCTGGAGGTGGCCCGCAGCGCCGGCATGACCGTGATCTATTTCCAGAACGGCTGGGACGACGGCTACGTCGAGGCCGGCGGTCCCGGCTCGCCCAACTGGTGGAAGTCCAATGCGCTGAAGACCATGCGCGCCCGCCCCGAGCTGCAGGGCAAGCTCTTGGCGCGCGGCCAGTGGGACTATGAGCTGGTCGACGATCTGACGCCCCAGCCGGGCGACATCCGCCTGCACAAGACCCGCTACTCGGGCTTCTTCAACAGCCAGCTGGACAGCGTGCTGCGGGCGCGCGGCATCCGCCATCTGGTGTTCGTCGGCATCGCTACGAACGTGTGCGTCGAGTCGACCCTGCGCGACGGCTTCATGCTGGAATATTTCGGAACCGTGCTGGAGGACGCCACCCACCAGGCGGGCCCCGACTTCGTCCAGAAAGCCGCCCTGTTCAACATCGAGACCTTCTTCGGCTGGGTGTCGACCACGGCGGATTTCAAGGGGACGTTCGGGCAGTTGGCGCCGACCGAATAG
- the rutC gene encoding pyrimidine utilization protein C — protein sequence MPKTVITPPGTQTPIAPFSPGTLADGIVYVSGTLAFDKDNNVAFPGDAEAQTRQVLETIKSVIETAGGTMEDVTMNHIFLTDWVHYAPMNKVYAEYFPGDKPARYCIQCGLVKPGFVVEIASVAHVGKK from the coding sequence ATGCCCAAGACCGTCATCACCCCGCCCGGGACCCAGACGCCCATCGCCCCGTTCTCGCCCGGCACGCTGGCCGACGGGATCGTCTATGTCAGCGGCACCCTGGCCTTCGACAAGGACAACAACGTCGCCTTCCCCGGCGACGCCGAGGCCCAGACCCGGCAGGTGCTGGAGACCATCAAGTCGGTGATCGAGACCGCCGGCGGCACGATGGAGGACGTGACCATGAACCACATCTTCCTGACCGACTGGGTCCACTACGCCCCGATGAACAAGGTCTATGCCGAGTACTTCCCCGGCGACAAACCGGCCCGCTATTGCATCCAGTGCGGCCTGGTGAAGCCGGGCTTCGTGGTCGAGATCGCCTCGGTCGCGCACGTGGGCAAGAAGTAG
- the rutD gene encoding pyrimidine utilization protein D, with the protein MTTGTVDGLHYELHGGPVAGREVVLLSSGLGGSGAFWAPQMQALTQRWPVVTYDHRGTGRSVRDLPPRYTLAHMADDMVKVMDALGLAKAHVVGHAAGGNAGLQLALDHPDRLGKLVVVNGWSRPDPHIKRCFDTRLHLLNDTGPEAYVHAQPIFLYPADWISRNHTRLMAEEAHHVAAFPPREVMLARINALLAFDIDARLEEITHRVLISASADDMLVPMLCSQRLAGRLPNADFQQVAWGGHGFTVTDPETFNEALVKFLEGT; encoded by the coding sequence ATGACCACCGGAACCGTCGACGGCCTGCACTACGAACTCCATGGCGGTCCTGTCGCCGGGCGCGAGGTCGTGCTGTTGTCGTCGGGCCTGGGCGGCTCGGGCGCGTTCTGGGCGCCGCAGATGCAGGCCCTGACCCAGCGCTGGCCGGTGGTCACCTATGATCATCGCGGCACGGGCCGCAGCGTTCGCGACCTGCCGCCCCGCTACACGCTCGCCCACATGGCCGATGACATGGTCAAGGTCATGGACGCCCTGGGTCTGGCCAAGGCCCACGTGGTCGGCCACGCGGCGGGCGGCAATGCGGGGCTGCAACTGGCGCTGGACCACCCCGATCGCCTGGGCAAGCTGGTGGTGGTCAACGGCTGGAGCCGGCCTGATCCGCACATCAAGCGCTGCTTTGACACCCGCCTCCATCTACTGAACGACACGGGCCCTGAGGCCTATGTCCACGCCCAGCCGATCTTCCTCTATCCGGCCGACTGGATCTCGCGGAACCACACCCGGCTGATGGCCGAGGAGGCCCACCACGTGGCCGCCTTCCCGCCGCGCGAGGTGATGCTGGCCAGGATCAACGCCCTGCTGGCCTTCGACATCGACGCGCGGCTGGAAGAGATCACGCACCGGGTGCTGATCAGCGCCAGCGCCGACGACATGCTGGTGCCGATGCTCTGCTCCCAACGCCTGGCCGGCCGCCTGCCCAACGCCGACTTCCAGCAGGTCGCCTGGGGCGGGCATGGCTTCACCGTCACCGATCCGGAGACCTTCAACGAGGCTCTGGTGAAGTTTCTGGAGGGGACGTGA
- the rutA gene encoding pyrimidine utilization protein A, whose translation MQVGVFIPIGNNGWLISETSPQYMPSFELNKEITQKAEKYGFDFALSMIKLRGFGGKTQFWEHNLESFTLMAGLAAVTSKIKIFATVATLTIPPAIVARMASTIDSIAPGRFGVNLVTGWQKAEYSQMGLWPGEAHYTDRYNYLAEYTTVLKDLLETGVSDFKGKYFTMDDCRVSPHPKETKLICAGSSDEGLAFTAQYADYSFALGKGTNTPTAFASVNHRLEAAAAKTGRDVQSFILFMIIADETDEKAMAKWQKYRDGADQEALAWLTQQAAPNAKAGATTNTQQLAAPESAVNLNMGTLVGSYESIARMMDEIAQVPGTAGVLLTFDDFVQGVEDFGTKIQPLMKSRKGG comes from the coding sequence ATGCAGGTCGGCGTCTTCATCCCCATCGGCAACAACGGCTGGCTCATCTCCGAGACCTCGCCGCAGTACATGCCCAGCTTCGAGCTGAACAAGGAGATCACCCAGAAGGCCGAGAAGTACGGCTTCGACTTCGCGCTCTCGATGATCAAGCTGCGCGGGTTCGGCGGCAAGACGCAGTTCTGGGAGCACAATCTGGAGAGCTTCACCCTGATGGCGGGTCTCGCCGCGGTGACCTCCAAGATCAAGATCTTCGCCACCGTGGCCACCCTGACCATCCCGCCGGCCATCGTGGCGCGCATGGCCTCGACCATCGACTCGATCGCCCCCGGGCGCTTTGGCGTGAACCTGGTCACCGGCTGGCAGAAGGCCGAGTATTCGCAGATGGGCCTCTGGCCCGGCGAGGCGCACTATACCGACCGCTACAACTATCTGGCCGAATACACGACCGTGCTGAAGGACCTGCTGGAGACCGGCGTTTCGGACTTCAAGGGCAAGTACTTCACCATGGACGACTGCCGGGTCAGCCCGCACCCGAAAGAGACCAAGCTGATCTGCGCCGGCTCGTCCGACGAGGGCCTGGCCTTCACGGCCCAGTACGCCGACTACAGCTTCGCCCTGGGCAAGGGGACCAACACCCCGACCGCCTTCGCCTCGGTCAATCACCGCCTGGAGGCCGCCGCCGCCAAAACCGGCCGCGACGTCCAGTCGTTCATCCTGTTCATGATCATCGCCGACGAGACCGACGAGAAGGCGATGGCCAAGTGGCAAAAGTACCGCGACGGCGCCGACCAGGAGGCCCTGGCCTGGCTCACGCAACAGGCCGCCCCCAACGCCAAGGCCGGCGCGACCACCAACACCCAGCAACTGGCCGCCCCAGAGTCGGCGGTGAACCTGAACATGGGCACGCTGGTCGGCAGCTATGAGAGCATCGCCCGCATGATGGACGAGATCGCGCAGGTCCCCGGCACGGCCGGCGTGCTGCTGACCTTTGATGATTTCGTCCAGGGGGTGGAGGATTTCGGGACGAAGATACAGCCGCTGATGAAGAGCCGGAAGGGCGGCTAG
- a CDS encoding FKBP-type peptidyl-prolyl cis-trans isomerase, whose amino-acid sequence MRLLASLTVTAALAAAGAAHAQVTPSAPPQLNAGPSAAATAGKAFLANNAKAPGVVSLPSGLQYKVIASGPKDGPSPKLGDIIKVNYEGKLLNGQVFDSSFARGKAAIMPADGLIRGWLEALPLMKVGDEWTLFIPAELGYGSRDMGEIPPDSTLVFRLKLEGMLSVD is encoded by the coding sequence ATGCGCCTTCTTGCTTCCCTGACCGTCACGGCCGCTCTCGCCGCCGCCGGCGCCGCCCATGCCCAGGTCACGCCTTCGGCCCCGCCGCAGCTGAACGCCGGCCCCTCGGCCGCCGCGACCGCCGGCAAGGCGTTCCTCGCCAACAACGCCAAGGCGCCGGGCGTGGTCAGCCTGCCGTCGGGCCTGCAGTACAAGGTCATCGCCTCGGGCCCCAAGGACGGCCCCTCGCCGAAGCTGGGCGATATCATCAAGGTCAACTACGAGGGCAAGCTGCTGAACGGGCAGGTTTTCGACAGCAGCTTCGCGCGCGGCAAGGCGGCGATCATGCCGGCCGACGGCCTGATCCGGGGCTGGCTGGAGGCCCTGCCGCTGATGAAGGTCGGCGACGAGTGGACGCTCTTCATCCCGGCTGAGCTGGGCTACGGCTCGCGCGACATGGGCGAGATCCCACCCGACAGCACCCTGGTGTTCCGCCTGAAGCTGGAGGGGATGCTGTCGGTGGATTGA